A genomic window from Vigna radiata var. radiata cultivar VC1973A chromosome 2, Vradiata_ver6, whole genome shotgun sequence includes:
- the LOC106779891 gene encoding E3 ubiquitin-protein ligase PUB24: MAEIEIPQYFVCPISFQIMEDPVTTVTGITYDRESIEEWLRKANDCVCPVTKQPLPRSSQYLTPNHTLRRLIQAWCSENTANGVDRIPTPKTPLSMIQVQKLLKGLEAPHSFGTSLEKLHALATQSQRNRTCMAEAGVAKVMVKLINNNFKDGNTNASSVEEALRIVHLLWNNHSSMKPLVGESLDFINSLTWVLKVHLDDSNSNMVNEAMPLLKLTIEVADSTLLGNLSFEFFKEMVRVLKKIEVSQKSIKSALHVLVQTSVLGRNRTRIVEAGAVTELIELELEKPEKNMTELIFNILAHLCSCADGREQFLRHAAGIAVVSKRVLRVSAATDERAIHVFSVIAKFSASNEVVLEMLRVGAVSKLCMVMQADCGAYLKEKARDILRLHSKVWNNSPCIQLYLFTRHQR, from the coding sequence atGGCAGAAATTGAAATCCCTCAGTATTTTGTTTGTCCCATTTCGTTTCAGATCATGGAAGATCCTGTGACTACTGTGACAGGGATTACATATGACAGAGAAAGCATAGAAGAGTGGTTGCGTAAGGCCAACGATTGTGTGTGTCCTGTTACCAAACAACCACTTCCAAGAAGCTCTCAATACTTAACCCCTAACCACACACTTCGGAGGCTTATCCAAGCTTGGTGTTCGGAAAACACGGCCAATGGTGTTGATCGAATTCCAACCCCGAAAACCCCTTTAAGCATGATCCAAGTTCAGAAGCTTCTGAAGGGTCTTGAGGCTCCTCATTCTTTTGGAACATCGTTGGAGAAGTTGCATGCTTTGGCTACACAAAGCCAGAGGAACAGAACCTGCATGGCTGAGGCTGGTGTAGCCAAGGTCATGGTCAAACTGATTAACAACAATTTCAAAGATGGAAACACAAACGCCAGTTCCGTTGAAGAAGCTTTGAGAATTGTTCATCTGCTTTGGAACAACCACAGCAGCATGAAACCTCTAGTTGGGGAGAGCTTGGACTTCATCAACTCGTTGACTTGGGTTTTGAAGGTTCATTTGGATGACAGCAACAGCAACATGGTAAACGAAGCAATGCCCCTTTTGAAGTTGACAATCGAGGTTGCTGATTCAACCCTTTTGGGAAATTTAAGCTTTGAATTCTTCAAGGAAATGGTGAGAGTATTGAAGAAAATAGAAGTATCTCAGAAAAGTATCAAATCTGCTTTGCATGTGCTTGTACAAACCAGCGTTTTGGGTAGAAACAGGACGAGGATTGTTGAAGCAGGTGCAGTGACAGAACTCATAGAGCTTGAGCTTGAGAAGCCAGAGAAGAACATGACAGAGctaatattcaacattttggCTCATCTGTGTTCTTGTGCTGACGGAAGAGAACAGTTTCTTAGACATGCTGCCGGCATTGCAGTTGTTTCAAAGAGGGTTTTGAGGGTTTCTGCTGCCACTGATGAGAGAGCAATTCATGTGTTTTCAGTGATTGCTAAGTTTTCAGCATCAAACGAGGTTGTTCTAGAGATGCTGAGGGTTGGAGCTGTGTCAAAGCTTTGCATGGTGATGCAAGCGGATTGTGGTGcttatttgaaagagaaagcaaGAGACATCCTCAGATTGCACTCCAAAGTTTGGAACAATTCTCCTTGTATACAGCTGTATTTGTTTACTAGGCATCAAAGGTGA